In Rathayibacter sp. VKM Ac-2762, one DNA window encodes the following:
- a CDS encoding alpha/beta fold hydrolase: MLRPSDLLPTLATTLRRGVRDVFATTRSRGRDPHRRTRSTDVSVQRVHHRDVWARVSTVGRDGERTFVLVPGIGVAATYFERLAPALNEFGPVHALDLPGFGGVPHPIDARRMDIGDYAELVGAVIDELGLDDPVVLGHSMGTQVVAELAARRPELTTIVLLGPVMNRHERRLPTAALRFAQSSVREPLKVAILAAGAYLLCGPRWFSRVLPEMLHYRIEETVPRIRASALVIRGEFDRLVPREWAEEIARSMPHARVWEIPDASHSVMHAHAEEVARLCVEHARAPQPDRDEAALRRYPDSEVDHSEEDAPTEDPIGALRGRITELAGILVDDDSLIAEGKTLHAEASDPEALHQVAPDPGDGELVEGGGPRKDGEQDG; this comes from the coding sequence GTGCTCCGCCCGAGCGACCTCCTCCCCACTCTCGCCACGACTCTCCGGCGCGGAGTCCGCGACGTCTTCGCGACCACGCGCTCCCGGGGGCGGGATCCGCACCGCCGCACCCGCAGCACCGACGTCTCGGTCCAGCGCGTGCACCACCGCGACGTCTGGGCGCGGGTGAGCACGGTGGGGCGCGACGGCGAGCGCACGTTCGTCCTCGTGCCGGGGATCGGAGTCGCGGCCACCTACTTCGAGCGCCTCGCGCCCGCGCTCAACGAGTTCGGTCCGGTGCACGCTCTCGACCTGCCGGGCTTCGGCGGCGTGCCGCACCCGATCGACGCGCGGCGCATGGACATCGGCGACTACGCCGAGCTGGTCGGCGCCGTCATCGACGAGCTCGGCCTCGACGATCCCGTCGTCCTCGGCCACTCGATGGGGACGCAGGTGGTGGCCGAGCTCGCCGCGCGCCGTCCGGAGCTGACCACCATCGTCCTGCTCGGACCCGTGATGAACCGGCACGAGCGCCGCCTCCCGACCGCCGCGCTCCGCTTCGCCCAGTCGAGCGTCCGCGAGCCGCTCAAGGTCGCGATCCTCGCCGCGGGCGCCTACCTCCTCTGCGGACCGCGCTGGTTCTCCCGTGTGCTGCCCGAGATGTTGCACTACCGGATCGAGGAGACCGTCCCCCGGATCCGCGCGTCCGCCCTCGTCATCCGCGGCGAGTTCGACCGGCTCGTGCCGCGCGAGTGGGCGGAGGAGATCGCCCGGTCGATGCCGCATGCGCGGGTCTGGGAGATCCCCGACGCCTCCCACTCCGTGATGCACGCGCACGCGGAGGAGGTCGCCCGCCTCTGCGTCGAGCACGCGCGGGCGCCGCAGCCCGACCGGGACGAGGCCGCCCTCCGCCGCTACCCCGACTCGGAGGTCGACCACTCCGAGGAGGACGCGCCCACCGAGGACCCGATCGGCGCTCTCCGGGGACGCATCACCGAGCTGGCCGGGATCCTCGTGGACGACGACTCCCTCATCGCCGAGGGCAAGACCCTCCACGCCGAGGCGAGCGATCCCGAGGCACTGCACCAGGTCGCTCCCGACCCGGGCGACGGCGAGCTCGTCGAGGGCGGCGGACCGAGGAAGGACGGCGAGCAGGACGGCTGA
- a CDS encoding MOSC domain-containing protein, with protein MEAAAIELVGFVVSPLHRYEGRPADGPVPSEGNEQPERIEIRAGLGIVGDRFFAQRAHRPAAITLFAVETLEHIAAELGAGPFDPADARRNIIVRGADVDALAGRTFAIEQGGERIEFQGGRPANPCAWMDVVLAPGAFRAMRRRGGVRTAPLTNGVLHTGPARLILHRSDDMLI; from the coding sequence ATGGAGGCCGCCGCGATCGAGCTCGTGGGCTTCGTCGTCTCTCCGCTGCACCGCTACGAGGGCCGCCCCGCCGATGGCCCGGTGCCGTCCGAGGGGAACGAGCAGCCCGAGCGGATCGAGATCCGCGCAGGCCTCGGCATCGTCGGCGACCGCTTCTTCGCCCAGCGCGCGCACCGCCCCGCGGCGATCACGCTCTTCGCGGTCGAGACCCTCGAGCACATCGCCGCCGAGCTCGGCGCAGGGCCCTTCGACCCCGCCGACGCCCGCCGCAACATCATCGTCCGCGGCGCCGACGTCGATGCCCTCGCCGGCCGCACGTTCGCGATCGAGCAGGGCGGGGAGCGGATCGAGTTCCAGGGCGGACGACCGGCGAACCCCTGCGCCTGGATGGACGTCGTGCTCGCCCCCGGGGCGTTCCGGGCGATGCGGAGGCGCGGCGGCGTCCGGACCGCCCCCCTGACCAACGGCGTCCTCCACACCGGGCCGGCCCGCCTGATCCTCCACAGGTCGGACGACATGCTGATCTGA